From a single Bacillus pseudomycoides DSM 12442 genomic region:
- a CDS encoding GNAT family N-acetyltransferase, producing the protein MVLSEFRGKGISKKLVQAGIEELKRNGYEEVRLNVFSTNFAQEIDEKIGFTPLQTVMVYK; encoded by the coding sequence TTGGTTTTATCTGAATTTCGAGGTAAAGGGATTTCTAAAAAGTTAGTTCAGGCTGGGATTGAAGAGTTGAAAAGAAATGGATATGAGGAAGTACGTCTTAATGTATTTTCCACAAACTTTGCTCAAGAGATTGATGAAAAGATAGGTTTTACTCCGTTACAAACAGTTATGGTTTACAAGTAA
- a CDS encoding TasA family protein, which yields MLTTLKHQNNALQAGIVYLSNPTVTVNMKDLKPGNSFKKNFKTENKEKYRLSVLFLFFHFLFTCKP from the coding sequence ATTTTAACAACCCTGAAACATCAAAATAACGCATTACAAGCTGGTATAGTATATTTATCTAATCCTACTGTTACCGTCAATATGAAAGATTTAAAGCCAGGTAATTCGTTCAAGAAGAACTTCAAAACTGAAAACAAAGAAAAGTACCGACTCTCGGTACTTTTCTTGTTTTTTCATTTCTTATTTACTTGTAAACCATAA